A DNA window from Niabella yanshanensis contains the following coding sequences:
- a CDS encoding DUF2200 domain-containing protein: MNHSQRIYKLIFAGVYPMYIQKAEKKGRTKEEVDAIIYWLTGYNAKTLQQQIDKKSTFEAFFNEAPQINPNASKITGVICGYRVEELEDPIVQKARYLDKLIDELAKGKKMEKILRA; encoded by the coding sequence ATGAATCACTCACAAAGGATATACAAATTGATTTTTGCCGGGGTGTATCCCATGTACATTCAAAAGGCAGAGAAGAAAGGACGAACTAAGGAAGAAGTAGATGCAATCATCTACTGGCTCACGGGCTATAATGCTAAAACCCTGCAGCAACAAATCGATAAAAAGTCCACCTTCGAGGCATTCTTCAATGAAGCGCCACAGATCAATCCCAATGCATCTAAAATAACCGGGGTTATTTGTGGTTACCGGGTAGAAGAGCTGGAAGACCCCATTGTTCAAAAAGCCCGTTACCTGGATAAGTTAATCGACGAGCTGGCCAAGGGAAAGAAGATGGAAAAGATATTGAGAGCCTGA
- a CDS encoding RNA polymerase sigma factor — protein MDKAQLLYLQNRVAYARDQAAYKKLYLYFHPSIYKIAAIIVRQKSLIEEIVSDVMIRIWTMENKLAYIDHLKSYLLVATRNTALTYLKKYKEDNHLDIEETCDAPVLYEMPDQQVMATELSQIIEGTVAALPPKSQMVYRLIKEEGLSYKEACGILEISQKTLEAHMSTALKKLRRVLDGYLLKKNC, from the coding sequence ATGGATAAAGCCCAGCTTTTATACTTGCAGAATCGTGTCGCATATGCCCGTGACCAGGCTGCCTATAAAAAGCTGTACCTGTATTTTCATCCCTCCATTTATAAGATTGCGGCCATTATCGTTCGTCAAAAATCTCTGATCGAAGAAATTGTTTCAGATGTGATGATTCGCATTTGGACAATGGAAAACAAGCTGGCGTATATTGATCACTTGAAATCCTACTTGCTGGTAGCCACAAGAAATACAGCCCTTACCTATCTTAAAAAGTATAAGGAAGATAATCATCTTGACATAGAAGAAACATGTGATGCACCTGTTTTGTATGAAATGCCCGATCAGCAGGTGATGGCCACAGAGCTTTCGCAGATTATCGAAGGTACGGTGGCTGCCCTGCCTCCAAAAAGCCAGATGGTGTACCGGCTTATTAAAGAAGAAGGGCTTTCGTATAAAGAAGCATGCGGCATCCTTGAGATATCGCAAAAAACCTTAGAGGCACATATGTCCACGGCTTTAAAAAAGCTCCGGCGCGTACTGGATGGGTATCTGCTGAAAAAAAATTGCTGA
- a CDS encoding SusC/RagA family TonB-linked outer membrane protein, which produces MKLSLLFLGLALQVSATNYGQSISLREEHVSLNEIFKKIEKKSPYRFYFSSDVLPQKHFTSVYADKASLEDVMNKILTGVNLSWKQLSGNRVVITENLPLSAAATTAKTITGLVTDNTGAALEGVSVVIKGTSTGVVTSATGRFSINANEGDVLVFSRVGYQEQEIAVGAQDIIDLILQATQGSLSEVIVVGYGVQKKGSLTGALQTVTGNQLRDITTPSVENMLNGKVSGAFVAPGSGRPGSRGAVVIRGQATLSGTTSPLWVIDGVIVGSGAGDLNPDDIETMTILKDAASTAIYGSQGANGVVVVTTKKARAGKTSLNYSTRMGVSTLTNGNLKMMNGAELYDYYASFANAGTISFPRWNANLRNSNFDWWDLAVQNGFTQNHNVSIASGTEKLQSYLSVGYYDEKGAVKGYDYTRYNARLTQVYKPLKWLQVKPAIVGSYRHVKNREYSTTAMYSNFPWDSPYDSAGNLVGHRSSLWVNSAGTNYLYDLQWDHSENKNYELMGNLDFEVKLTNWLTFSSVNSYRYNTYSASGYSDPRSNSGLNVKGRLTDYRDEYARRYTNQMFTVNKTWDRHVLYAVAGYEFNDYYAKTLDVYGTGFIPGFEVLDVVAKPERTKGNINEWAVQSYLSKANYTYDNRYLLEASLRRDGASNFGDNAKYGNFFSVSAGWNINKERWFNADWVNVLKLRASYGSAGNRPNTLYPQYSLYSVSTAASYNEDPGALISQIGNKDLTWERTYTTGVGVDGAFFSNRLRLTLDYYNKNTDNILYMVPISGLTGVTSIWRNIGEMNNKGIEVSLGGDIIRNEDWLWSLDVNLGHNTNQLTKLYPTKNADGTYSVKPVIIGDGLGIAGSAQRVLEPGRPVDTYYLKEWAGVNPENGSPLWYKVQRDANGNETARDTTSRYAQATFEKLYRASPSFFGGFSTALQYKQFDLNAVFGYAVGGKIYNYSRQEYDADGTYTDRNQMKLMPEWSRWQKPGDIATHPVARYNNNSQANQMSSRYLEDRDFLRLRSLTVGYNVKLSRFHVNNLRVFFAGENLFVITNYSGVDPEIPANDGAVLSSTGPSVYPATRRYMFGLNVSF; this is translated from the coding sequence ATGAAATTATCTCTTCTGTTTCTTGGCCTGGCATTGCAGGTCTCTGCTACAAACTACGGGCAGTCCATTAGCCTCAGGGAAGAGCATGTGTCATTAAACGAGATATTTAAAAAGATTGAAAAAAAATCTCCTTACCGCTTTTATTTCTCCAGCGATGTATTGCCTCAAAAACATTTTACTTCGGTTTATGCCGACAAGGCCAGCCTGGAAGATGTAATGAACAAAATCTTAACGGGTGTAAATCTTTCGTGGAAACAGCTTTCGGGCAATAGGGTGGTTATTACTGAAAACTTGCCTTTATCAGCGGCAGCAACCACGGCTAAAACAATAACCGGACTGGTAACCGATAATACCGGTGCAGCACTTGAAGGTGTTTCGGTTGTTATTAAAGGAACAAGTACCGGCGTTGTTACGTCTGCAACGGGCAGGTTTTCTATTAATGCGAACGAAGGTGATGTGCTGGTGTTTTCACGTGTTGGATACCAGGAGCAGGAAATAGCGGTAGGCGCGCAGGACATTATAGATCTTATACTACAGGCCACCCAGGGAAGTTTGTCGGAAGTAATAGTAGTAGGCTATGGTGTACAGAAAAAAGGGAGTTTAACTGGTGCCTTGCAAACAGTTACCGGAAATCAGCTGCGGGATATTACCACGCCTTCGGTTGAGAATATGTTGAATGGTAAAGTTTCGGGCGCATTTGTAGCACCTGGCTCCGGCAGGCCCGGGTCAAGAGGGGCAGTGGTGATAAGAGGCCAGGCAACTTTAAGCGGCACTACAAGTCCTTTATGGGTGATTGACGGGGTGATTGTGGGTTCGGGTGCGGGTGATTTAAACCCCGATGATATTGAAACGATGACCATCCTTAAAGATGCCGCGTCTACAGCCATTTATGGTTCGCAGGGAGCGAACGGCGTGGTGGTGGTAACTACAAAAAAAGCAAGGGCTGGCAAAACAAGCTTAAACTATTCTACCCGCATGGGTGTAAGCACACTTACTAATGGTAACCTGAAGATGATGAACGGAGCGGAGCTGTACGATTATTACGCATCGTTCGCAAATGCAGGTACCATCTCCTTCCCGCGCTGGAATGCTAATTTGCGCAACAGCAATTTCGACTGGTGGGACCTGGCGGTACAAAATGGGTTCACCCAAAATCACAATGTTTCCATCGCAAGCGGAACCGAGAAGCTGCAGTCGTACCTTTCTGTTGGTTATTACGATGAAAAAGGAGCAGTAAAAGGTTACGACTACACAAGGTATAATGCCCGGCTTACACAGGTATACAAGCCGCTGAAATGGTTACAGGTGAAGCCAGCGATTGTAGGTTCTTACCGGCATGTGAAAAACCGCGAGTATTCTACAACAGCCATGTACTCTAACTTCCCATGGGATAGTCCTTACGATTCTGCGGGCAACCTGGTGGGACATCGTTCCAGCCTTTGGGTAAATAGCGCTGGAACCAATTACCTCTACGATTTGCAGTGGGATCATTCCGAAAACAAAAACTACGAATTAATGGGTAACCTCGACTTTGAGGTAAAGCTTACCAACTGGCTTACGTTTTCCTCGGTAAACAGCTACAGGTATAACACTTATTCAGCAAGTGGTTACAGCGATCCGCGCTCCAACTCAGGGTTAAATGTAAAAGGACGCTTAACAGATTATAGAGATGAATATGCCAGACGGTATACCAACCAGATGTTCACGGTAAACAAAACATGGGACCGTCATGTTTTATATGCCGTTGCCGGTTATGAATTTAACGACTATTATGCCAAAACGCTTGACGTATATGGTACCGGCTTTATTCCTGGTTTTGAGGTGCTGGATGTGGTGGCAAAGCCTGAGCGTACAAAAGGAAATATTAATGAATGGGCTGTTCAATCTTACTTATCCAAAGCAAACTATACCTATGATAACAGGTACCTGTTGGAAGCGTCTTTACGCAGGGATGGCGCTTCTAACTTTGGAGACAATGCCAAGTATGGCAACTTCTTTTCAGTTAGTGCAGGCTGGAACATTAATAAGGAGCGCTGGTTTAATGCCGACTGGGTAAATGTTTTAAAACTCCGTGCTTCTTACGGCTCCGCAGGCAATCGCCCCAATACCCTATATCCGCAGTATAGTCTTTATTCTGTATCAACAGCCGCCAGCTATAACGAAGATCCGGGTGCGCTTATCAGCCAGATCGGCAATAAAGATCTTACCTGGGAGCGAACCTACACAACAGGTGTAGGCGTAGATGGGGCCTTTTTCAGCAACCGGTTAAGATTGACACTGGATTATTACAATAAGAATACCGATAACATATTATACATGGTGCCCATAAGCGGGTTAACCGGCGTAACCAGCATTTGGCGAAACATAGGCGAGATGAATAACAAAGGGATAGAAGTTTCCCTGGGGGGAGATATCATTCGCAATGAAGACTGGTTATGGAGTCTCGATGTAAACCTGGGCCACAATACCAATCAGCTTACCAAATTGTATCCTACAAAAAATGCAGATGGTACTTATTCGGTAAAACCTGTAATCATTGGAGACGGTTTAGGCATAGCAGGCTCTGCACAACGTGTATTAGAACCCGGTCGCCCGGTTGACACTTATTACCTGAAGGAGTGGGCTGGGGTAAACCCGGAGAATGGTTCGCCTCTTTGGTATAAGGTACAGCGGGATGCCAACGGCAACGAAACGGCACGCGACACTACCTCAAGATATGCACAGGCTACTTTTGAAAAGCTCTACAGGGCTTCTCCCAGTTTCTTCGGCGGATTTTCTACCGCGCTGCAATACAAACAATTTGATCTGAACGCAGTATTTGGTTACGCGGTAGGCGGTAAAATTTATAACTATTCAAGACAGGAGTATGATGCCGACGGAACTTATACCGACCGTAACCAGATGAAGCTGATGCCCGAATGGAGCCGTTGGCAGAAACCAGGCGATATAGCGACTCATCCTGTAGCCCGGTATAACAATAACAGCCAGGCCAATCAAATGTCGTCTCGCTATCTTGAAGACAGGGATTTCCTGCGGTTACGCTCACTTACCGTTGGTTACAACGTTAAACTCAGCCGGTTTCACGTTAATAACCTGCGTGTGTTCTTTGCTGGTGAAAACCTGTTTGTTATTACTAATTATTCAGGGGTGGATCCTGAGATCCCGGCCAACGACGGTGCTGTTTTAAGCTCTACCGGTCCATCGGTATATCCTGCAACCCGCAGGTATATGTTTGGGTTAAATGTGTCATTCTAA
- a CDS encoding FecR family protein, with amino-acid sequence MQEDRFFILFTRKLSGSASPAELEELEGILCKRSDLRFFFDELIKPASRNDKDLEQAEISYTSDVMNMQLRGLWDTNVYQPDKAIINKRARKKYLIPLAAVLLIAAGIGFTLLLKQKDAVLPVSNETATTRGSKSTVKLPDGTIVMLNANSSLKYDENFKTDKREVTLQGEAYFDVAHDSRRPFIIHTPAADIKVLGTVFNVRSFKNGDFETALIKGKVCVFLKNQAEGNFVLSPGQKLMVQAGTDKPGTRANASLVKIDSITVVDSLVAETSWTRDQLVFADKPLVEIAAELENIFDVKIIFKSNKNKQIRYNGSYNDTNLDEILEIINMSKPIKYYREKDTIFIE; translated from the coding sequence ATGCAGGAGGATCGCTTTTTTATATTATTTACCAGGAAATTGTCGGGCAGTGCGTCGCCGGCGGAGCTGGAAGAATTGGAAGGCATTCTCTGTAAGCGTTCTGACTTGCGGTTCTTTTTTGATGAACTGATTAAGCCTGCATCTCGAAATGATAAAGACCTGGAACAGGCCGAGATTTCTTACACATCTGACGTAATGAACATGCAGTTACGGGGATTATGGGATACAAATGTGTACCAACCTGATAAGGCTATAATTAATAAAAGGGCAAGGAAGAAATATCTCATTCCCCTGGCTGCCGTTCTCCTTATAGCTGCCGGAATTGGTTTTACCCTGCTACTAAAACAAAAAGATGCTGTTTTACCTGTCAGCAACGAAACGGCTACAACCAGAGGCTCTAAATCAACAGTAAAGCTTCCTGATGGTACTATTGTAATGCTCAATGCCAACAGCAGTTTGAAGTACGATGAGAATTTTAAAACAGATAAACGGGAGGTAACCCTGCAGGGAGAAGCCTATTTCGATGTAGCCCATGATTCCAGGCGTCCTTTTATTATTCATACCCCAGCTGCCGATATAAAAGTGCTGGGTACTGTTTTCAATGTACGATCATTTAAAAACGGAGATTTTGAAACGGCGCTTATTAAAGGAAAGGTATGTGTTTTTTTAAAGAACCAGGCGGAGGGAAACTTTGTGCTTAGCCCCGGGCAAAAATTAATGGTTCAGGCCGGCACTGATAAACCTGGCACGCGCGCCAACGCAAGCTTGGTAAAAATTGATTCTATTACGGTAGTAGATAGCCTGGTGGCCGAAACCTCCTGGACCCGCGATCAGTTGGTTTTTGCAGATAAACCGTTGGTTGAAATTGCCGCCGAACTGGAAAATATTTTTGATGTGAAGATTATTTTCAAATCCAATAAGAACAAGCAAATACGCTATAATGGCTCTTATAATGATACGAACCTGGACGAAATACTGGAAATCATTAACATGTCTAAACCCATAAAGTATTACAGGGAAAAGGATACCATTTTCATAGAGTAG
- a CDS encoding DMT family transporter, whose protein sequence is MNEISIVPAKQLNANGWLNGFIGVLLFSGSLPATKLAILGFSPLFLTSARATIAGLLALAALTIFKQKRPNRNQIVPLIIVALGVVLGYPLLSALALQHITSAHSIVFVGLLPLATALFGVWRGGERPKPLFWLFSILGSLLVVGYAVAQGLTASLNGDLLMLAAIIVCGLGYAEGARLSKTLGGWQVISWALLISLPVMLPLSFIYMPPGFENVNAGAWISLAYVSLFSMFIGFVFWYKGLAQGGVAAVGQLQLLQPFFGLALAAFILHERVSWGMLLVTIGVITCVAGSKRFGK, encoded by the coding sequence ATGAATGAAATAAGCATTGTCCCGGCAAAACAATTAAATGCCAATGGTTGGCTAAATGGTTTTATCGGCGTTTTATTGTTTAGCGGATCGTTGCCCGCTACTAAACTTGCTATACTGGGTTTTAGCCCTTTGTTTCTTACGTCTGCACGTGCCACTATTGCCGGACTACTGGCCCTGGCGGCCTTAACCATTTTTAAGCAAAAGCGGCCCAACAGGAACCAGATCGTTCCATTGATCATTGTTGCGTTGGGTGTGGTGTTGGGGTATCCTTTGTTGAGTGCGTTGGCCTTACAGCATATTACCTCTGCTCATTCCATTGTATTTGTTGGACTGCTGCCGCTTGCTACTGCCCTGTTTGGCGTATGGAGAGGTGGCGAACGGCCAAAGCCTTTGTTCTGGCTATTTTCCATTCTGGGTAGTCTGCTCGTTGTTGGATATGCGGTTGCACAGGGACTTACTGCTTCACTTAACGGGGACCTGTTAATGCTGGCGGCTATTATTGTATGTGGATTAGGATATGCTGAAGGCGCCCGCCTTTCAAAAACCCTGGGTGGCTGGCAGGTAATATCCTGGGCACTATTAATTTCGTTGCCTGTTATGTTGCCCTTGTCTTTCATTTATATGCCACCTGGTTTTGAGAATGTAAACGCTGGTGCGTGGATCAGCCTGGCTTATGTATCTTTATTCAGCATGTTTATAGGCTTTGTATTCTGGTATAAAGGGCTGGCACAGGGCGGCGTGGCAGCGGTAGGTCAATTACAATTATTGCAACCTTTCTTTGGACTGGCACTCGCTGCTTTTATATTGCACGAACGGGTAAGCTGGGGGATGCTGCTGGTTACTATTGGCGTAATAACTTGTGTGGCGGGATCGAAAAGGTTTGGCAAATAA
- a CDS encoding heme-binding domain-containing protein, giving the protein METKEMPLPSYTLMHRNARLSEAQAKIWIDWIERQD; this is encoded by the coding sequence ATGGAGACTAAAGAAATGCCCCTGCCTTCCTACACACTGATGCACAGAAATGCGAGGCTGAGTGAGGCGCAGGCTAAAATATGGATCGATTGGATAGAACGCCAGGATTAG
- a CDS encoding aminotransferase-like domain-containing protein, translated as MKKEFLYNEIAGNIAHQIRNGVLKTGDRLPSVRMLSAQHGIGINTAKRIFLELESQSLIEPRSKSGYFVSMPRYMRLPLPEASKPLAVARNTEPNELIDSVYSNMARKDLTLFSIGVPSGDLLPLAKLKKEIVLATRGLKDGGTEYEPLQGNEKLRRMIAARSLNWGGRLKDGDIITTNGCMNALVLCLMAVTKPGHTIAIESPCYPGILQLAVSFGLKVLELPTHPVTGIVMDAFKKLLPKIDACLLVPNFNTPLGYCMPDGHKKEVVTLLAQKGIPLIEDDTYGDLHFGAERPKCCKSFDKEGNVLWCGAVSKTLAPGYRVGWVAPGKYKDQILRMKLIQSLSSTTIIHEAVGNFLLTGRYDNHLRQLRKTLQENYNRYAQVIANHFPQGTKISQPQGGLALWMEFPENIDTAELYNDALKKQISIAPGRMFTLQDQFQNCMRLCIGLPWTDSLGLKLQQLGKLACNL; from the coding sequence GTGAAGAAGGAATTTTTATACAACGAAATAGCGGGTAATATTGCACACCAGATCAGGAACGGCGTTTTAAAAACGGGAGACCGCCTGCCTTCGGTGAGGATGTTAAGCGCACAGCATGGCATTGGCATTAATACCGCTAAAAGAATATTTCTGGAGTTAGAATCCCAATCGCTGATAGAGCCCAGGTCTAAGTCGGGGTATTTTGTAAGCATGCCCCGTTATATGAGGCTGCCGCTGCCTGAAGCCAGCAAACCTTTGGCTGTGGCCAGAAATACAGAGCCGAACGAGCTGATCGATAGCGTGTATTCCAATATGGCCCGTAAGGACCTTACGCTTTTTTCTATTGGCGTGCCCTCCGGCGATCTGTTGCCCCTGGCCAAATTAAAAAAGGAAATTGTTTTAGCTACACGCGGGTTGAAAGATGGCGGAACTGAATACGAACCATTACAGGGCAATGAAAAACTGAGAAGAATGATCGCTGCCCGGTCGCTCAACTGGGGCGGCCGTTTAAAGGACGGCGATATTATTACTACGAATGGCTGTATGAATGCATTGGTCTTATGCCTGATGGCGGTAACCAAACCCGGCCATACTATTGCTATAGAAAGTCCCTGTTATCCGGGCATACTGCAACTGGCGGTTAGCTTCGGCTTAAAGGTTTTAGAGTTGCCCACTCATCCTGTTACCGGTATTGTGATGGATGCATTTAAAAAACTGCTGCCGAAAATAGATGCCTGCCTTTTAGTGCCCAATTTTAATACGCCGCTGGGTTATTGTATGCCTGATGGGCATAAGAAAGAAGTAGTAACTCTTTTGGCGCAAAAGGGTATACCGCTGATTGAGGATGATACTTATGGCGACCTCCATTTTGGAGCAGAGCGGCCTAAATGTTGTAAATCTTTTGATAAAGAAGGCAATGTACTATGGTGTGGCGCGGTATCAAAAACACTGGCACCCGGTTACCGGGTGGGCTGGGTGGCGCCCGGGAAATATAAGGACCAGATATTAAGGATGAAGCTCATTCAATCCTTGTCATCTACTACCATCATCCACGAGGCGGTAGGCAATTTCCTGTTAACCGGCAGGTATGATAACCATCTTCGGCAGCTACGTAAAACCCTGCAGGAGAATTACAATCGATATGCACAGGTGATTGCTAACCATTTTCCGCAGGGCACTAAGATCAGCCAGCCGCAGGGTGGCCTGGCCTTATGGATGGAATTCCCGGAAAATATAGATACAGCAGAGTTATATAACGATGCATTAAAAAAACAGATCAGTATTGCCCCTGGAAGAATGTTTACCCTGCAGGACCAGTTTCAAAATTGTATGCGGCTATGCATTGGTTTGCCGTGGACGGATAGCCTGGGTCTAAAGCTGCAACAGCTGGGTAAGCTGGCCTGTAACTTATAA
- a CDS encoding multicopper oxidase family protein has protein sequence MNKYKNTGNRVLMAVLLLLAGQLLFAQKVVRYELYVKDSLVTYAGKEKRAIAVNGQIPMPALTFTEGDTAEIVVHNQLKESTSLHWHGVFLPNKEDGVPWLTQRPIEPGATYTYRFPIIQHGTHWYHSHSGLQEQIGMYGSFIMNKREDDKTVRKGIDDLPTVPLILSEWTNLNPDNINRMLHNANDWAAIKKNATQSYAEAIRAGHFKTKLTNEWKRMLAMDVSDVYYDKILINGSNASDLKSVNGKALKAGDKVRLRVSNGGASSYFWLRYAGGKITVVANDGNDVEPVEVDRLIIAVSETYDVVVTIPEDGVAYEFLATTEDRTQSASYFVGNGIKQLISPLPRLKYFEGMKMMNDMMKMNGDLDDMGMKMSLNQMDMNVVMYPEITGAEKKKGKEPEQPHHMDHMKQDKDAGGHQMHGDASTNRYNANALGDIVTLNYAMLQSPHNTTLPSNAPVKELRFTLTGNMNRYVWSMDNKILSETDKIPVKKGEILRITIYNNSMMRHPMHLHGFDFRVINGKGEKSPLKNVLDIMPMETDTIEFLANEEGDWFFHCHILYHMMAGMNRVFAVDDYKNPYLPDKAKAYKMLQRESNMPHFMIQNDFATNGNDGELMFQNARWSLGTEWRLGYSNMHGYEVETHLGRYLGKMQWLMPFIGFDWRYRKMGKDEHEKNIFGQVNKKDNRAAVSLGVMYTLPMLVNVQAEVYHDGIFRLSLMREDIPISKRLRAGFMVNSDLEYMADLRYIITKNIGIRTHYDSDMGFGAGVSVNY, from the coding sequence ATGAATAAATATAAAAATACGGGTAACCGGGTGTTGATGGCTGTTTTGCTGTTGTTAGCCGGCCAATTGCTGTTTGCGCAGAAAGTAGTACGTTACGAACTGTATGTGAAAGACTCGCTTGTAACTTATGCAGGTAAAGAAAAAAGAGCTATTGCGGTAAACGGACAGATACCTATGCCAGCACTTACATTTACCGAAGGTGATACCGCGGAAATTGTGGTGCATAACCAGCTCAAAGAAAGTACTTCATTACACTGGCATGGCGTGTTTTTACCCAATAAGGAAGACGGTGTGCCCTGGCTTACACAAAGACCTATTGAACCGGGTGCTACCTATACCTATCGCTTTCCAATTATCCAGCATGGTACCCATTGGTATCATTCTCATTCAGGCTTACAGGAGCAGATAGGAATGTACGGGAGCTTTATAATGAATAAAAGGGAAGATGATAAAACCGTCAGGAAAGGAATAGACGATTTACCCACGGTGCCACTTATTTTAAGTGAGTGGACCAACCTGAACCCGGATAATATTAACCGCATGCTGCATAATGCCAACGATTGGGCTGCCATCAAAAAAAATGCAACCCAGTCCTATGCCGAAGCCATTCGCGCCGGGCATTTTAAAACCAAGCTCACCAATGAGTGGAAAAGAATGCTGGCTATGGATGTAAGCGATGTGTATTATGATAAGATACTGATCAACGGCAGCAACGCTTCCGACTTGAAATCGGTGAATGGAAAGGCGTTGAAGGCAGGCGATAAAGTAAGATTACGGGTTTCCAACGGGGGCGCCTCCTCTTATTTTTGGCTTCGTTATGCCGGGGGCAAGATTACAGTAGTGGCCAACGACGGTAATGATGTAGAACCGGTAGAAGTAGATCGTTTGATTATAGCCGTATCAGAAACTTATGATGTAGTAGTTACTATTCCTGAAGATGGGGTGGCTTATGAGTTTCTGGCAACTACCGAGGACAGAACGCAGTCTGCCAGCTATTTTGTTGGTAATGGTATCAAACAATTAATTTCCCCGTTGCCTCGCCTTAAATATTTTGAAGGAATGAAGATGATGAATGACATGATGAAGATGAATGGCGACCTGGATGATATGGGTATGAAAATGAGCCTGAACCAAATGGATATGAATGTGGTAATGTACCCAGAGATAACCGGTGCCGAAAAGAAAAAAGGGAAAGAACCGGAACAACCTCATCATATGGATCATATGAAGCAGGATAAAGATGCTGGCGGACATCAAATGCATGGCGATGCAAGCACTAACCGGTATAATGCAAACGCTTTGGGTGACATTGTTACCTTAAACTACGCCATGCTGCAATCACCCCATAATACTACGCTCCCATCCAACGCCCCGGTAAAAGAATTAAGGTTCACCCTTACGGGGAATATGAACCGTTATGTGTGGAGTATGGATAATAAAATCCTGTCAGAAACAGACAAGATACCCGTAAAAAAAGGAGAGATCTTACGTATCACTATTTACAATAACTCTATGATGCGGCACCCCATGCATTTGCATGGCTTCGACTTCAGGGTGATCAATGGGAAGGGCGAAAAGTCGCCATTAAAGAATGTATTGGATATTATGCCGATGGAAACAGATACTATAGAGTTCCTGGCCAATGAAGAGGGCGACTGGTTTTTTCATTGTCATATACTGTATCATATGATGGCAGGCATGAACCGCGTGTTTGCGGTGGATGATTACAAAAATCCATATCTCCCGGATAAGGCCAAAGCCTATAAGATGCTGCAGCGCGAAAGCAATATGCCTCACTTTATGATACAGAACGATTTTGCCACCAATGGTAACGACGGTGAATTGATGTTCCAGAATGCAAGATGGTCGCTGGGTACAGAATGGCGTTTAGGATATAGTAATATGCATGGTTACGAAGTGGAAACCCACCTGGGACGCTACCTTGGAAAAATGCAATGGCTGATGCCGTTTATAGGCTTTGACTGGCGTTACCGCAAAATGGGTAAGGATGAGCATGAGAAAAACATATTTGGGCAGGTAAATAAAAAAGACAACCGGGCGGCGGTGAGCCTGGGTGTAATGTATACCCTGCCTATGCTGGTAAACGTGCAGGCAGAAGTATATCACGACGGTATATTCCGGCTATCGCTGATGCGGGAAGACATACCTATTTCAAAAAGATTAAGAGCCGGGTTTATGGTGAATTCTGACCTGGAGTATATGGCCGATCTGCGCTATATCATTACAAAAAATATCGGCATCCGCACGCATTACGATAGCGACATGGGTTTTGGAGCCGGTGTTTCGGTCAATTATTAA